One window of Aspergillus oryzae RIB40 DNA, chromosome 3 genomic DNA carries:
- a CDS encoding putative HAD superfamily hydrolase (predicted phosphatase): MANPTIWPFSNVFKDYYKSFARPLPNPQDPKDPTKGLKVDAIFVYNDPRDWALDAQIIMDFLLSSQGVLGTLSEKNGRSDLPNRGYQQDGQPPLYFSNPDLWWAAAYHLPRLGQGGFREALEGTWAATTGGPSKGVELKKIVIGKPYQGTYEFAENQLLRNRSRVFGAEANIPLRNVYMIGDNPESDIQGANTYRSPYGSNWHSLLVRTGVYSGGEPTWTPESIHDNVKKAVEYGLKSSQW, translated from the coding sequence ATGGCCAACCCGACCATTTGGCCTTTCTCGAATGTGTTCAAGGACTACTATAAATCATTTGCCAGACCCCTGCCGAACCCCCAGGATCCTAAAGATCCGACCAAGGGCCTTAAGGTTGACGCCATCTTTGTTTACAATGACCCGCGTGACTGGGCTCTGGATGCGCAAATAATTATGGATTTCCTACTTTCGTCTCAGGGTGTCCTTGGTACTCTCTCAGAGAAGAACGGACGGTCTGACTTGCCGAACCGGGGTTACCAGCAAGATGGTCAGCCACCTCTCTACTTCTCGAATCCCGATCTGTGGTGGGCTGCAGCCTACCATCTCCCGCGTCTCGGCCAGGGTGGATTCCGGGAAGCGCTGGAAGGTACTTGGGCTGCGACGACTGGTGGCCCGAGCAAAGGCgttgagctgaagaaaatAGTTATCGGGAAACCGTACCAGGGAACTTATGAATTTGCAGAGAATCAGCTTTTACGGAACCGTTCCCGCGTTTTTGGCGCAGAGGCTAACATACCTCTACGAAACGTATACATGATCGGAGACAACCCAGAATCCGATATCCAGGGCGCCAATACATATAGGAGCCCTTATGGCAGCAATTGGCATTCGCTTCTCGTGCGGACTGGAGTCTACAGTGGAGGGGAACCTACATGGACACCGGAGTCCATCCACGACAATGTGAAGAAGGCTGTTGAATATGGCTTGAAATCCTCTCAGTGGTAG
- a CDS encoding uncharacterized protein (predicted protein), whose protein sequence is MRPHGLYRSFGLLHRAATRSFLETGAGRRFVQTTTTSPPRVPDFAFAFDIDGVLLRSSKPIPGAAESLALLKEQGIPFILLTNGGGKHETERVAEISEKLQLPLDPSVIVQSHSPFAELVRGPDEQSSLENKCVLVVGGDGDRCRQVAERYGTCVHQNNTDKAQF, encoded by the exons ATGCGGCCTCACGGGCTCTATCGGTCCTTCGGCCTCCTTCATCGCGCGGCCACTCGTTCGTTCTTGGAGACCGGTGCAGGTCGCCGATTCGTTCAAACGACAACCACCTCCCCGCCTCGGGTCCCagactttgcctttgccttcga TATCGATGGTGTCCTTCTCAGATCCTCCAAGCCCATCCCCGGCGCCGCGGAGTCATTAGCTCTCCTCAAGGAACAGGGTATTCCCTTCATTCTGTTGACAAATGGCGGTGGGAAACATGAGACGGAGAGAGTGGCCGAAATCAGTGAGAAACTTCAGTTGCCATTGGATCCCTCGGTGATTGTCCAGAGCCATTCCCCGTTCGCGGAGCTCGTACGCGGACCGGACGAGCAGAGCTCTCTCGAGAACAAGTGCGTGCTAGTAGTCGGAGGCGATGGCGACCGCTGTCGACAAGTTGCAGAGAGGTACGGTACTTGTGTGCACCAGAATAACACCGACAAGGCGCAATTCTGA
- a CDS encoding F-box domain protein (predicted protein) has product MRRSPAYCLLGASRTGDRRQFISLSATDPMISLNYLFSLLSLPHTNSTSTTKDRLQTTLPWKSVMHPSRHIHLPTEVVVQIVSYIDGNELDRQRTLHACCLVSHQWYSAAIAPLYERPRVDSGVSFQRFTETISPPINARKNKLNLGSFVHRLNLSHLVHHSSNSLTSRLLGRIKENLEVFVAPTLTFSISSLPALSKCTNLRSLDLGLVQEAIPFPNLKQAISRLHKLVTLRLPQSTILTDSESTKVPWPPALRRLQISGRFNPLLIPTFSWPPALTSLTLKNCSELSVSNLSSLMSSPQLGESLQRLTISGSNRGLTPESINAIPAFLPNLNFLSVPGDMVEDSFFIILCHVSPPLALEVLEFGFPCNDLKLSFETKTLISALDTGLASLRSVGFLEDLVSDERWEEDEEIDKALQERVKHRGSQPGAESRDDEEAGVYYI; this is encoded by the exons ATGCGGAGGAGTCCAGCTTATTGTTTACTCGGAGCTTCGAGAACTGGTGACCGTCGGCAATTTATCTCCTTATCGGCCACCGACCCCATGATATcattaaattatttatttagtcTCCTGTCTCTCCCACACACCaactccacttccaccaccaaagatcGGCTGCAGACAACCTTACCATGGAAATCAGTGATGCACCCTTCTCGCCATATTCATCTTCCCACGGAAGTCGTTGTGCAGATCGTTTCCTACATCGACGGCAATGAACTCGATCGCCAACGGACTCTCCATGCCTGCTGTTTGGTATCACACCAATGGTACTCCGCCGCCATCGCACCCCTCTATGAAAGGCCTCGAGTAGACTCCGGAGTCTCCTTCCAGAGGTTCACGGAAACCATCAGTCCGCCAATCAATGCACGGAAGAACAAACTGAATCTCGGTAGTTTCGTGCATCGATTAAACCTAAGCCACCTCGTCCACCATAGCTCCAACAGCCTCACATCGAGACTACTGGGCCGAATCAAGGAAAACCTAGAAGTATTCGTCGCTCCAACCCTTACCTTCTC CATAAGCAGCCTCCCAGCGCTATCAAAATGCACCAACCTTCGAAGCCTCGACCTCGGACTCGTCCAAGAAGCAATCCCCTTCCCCAACCTCAAACAGGCCATAAGCCGCCTCCACAAACTCGTCACCCTTCGCCTCCCACAATCAACCATCCTGACCGACTCCGAATCTACTAAAGTACCATGGCCCCCCGCCCTCCGCCGTCTCCAGATAAGCGGACGCTTCAACCCCCTCCTAATCCCCACCTTCTCCTGGCCTCCAGCGCTCACCAGTCTAACACTGAAAAATTGCTCCGAGCTCTCCGTCTCAAACCTGAGCAGCCTCATGAGTAGTCCGCAACTAGGCGAAAGCCTTCAACGTCTCACCATCTCCGGCTCAAACCGCGGTCTAACCCCGGAATCCATCAACGCTATACCCGCCTTCCTACCCAATTTGAACTTTCTAAGTGTACCGGGCGACATGGTGGAAGActcattcttcatcatcctgtGCCACGTGTCCCCGCCGTTGGCGCTAGAAGTACTAGAATTCGGGTTTCCGTGCAATGACCTTAAGTTAAGCTTCGAGACGAAGACGCTGATAAGTGCCCTCGATACCGGGCTGGCAAGTCTTCGCTCTGTCGGGTTTCTGGAGGATCTGGTCTCGGACGAGCGctgggaagaggatgaggaaatcGATAAAGCTCTCCAGGAACGGGTTAAGCATCGTGGTTCTCAGCCTGGGGCAGAGAGccgggatgatgaggaggcggGTGTCTATTATATCTGA
- a CDS encoding coatomer subunit gamma (vesicle coat complex COPI, gamma subunit): MSYMKKDEDADQTMIKLDRTSVFQDARLFNTSPISPRQCRTLLTKIAVLLFTGEQFPTNEATTLFFGISKLFQNKDPSLRQMVYLVLKELANTAEDVIMSTSIIMKDTAVGSDVLYRANAIRALCRIIDATTVQGIERLIKTAIVDKTPSVSSAALVSSYHLLPIARDVVRRWQSETQEAASSGKQSTGFLGFGGSSTHAISQSNFMTQYHAIGLLYQMRSHDRMALVKMVQQYGAAGVIKSPAALVLLVRLAAKLAEEDQSLRKPMMQMLDGWLRHKHEMVNFEAAKAICDMRDVTDAEASQAVHVLQLFLSSPRAITKFAAIRILHNFATFKPHVVNVCNPDIESLISNSNRSIATFAITTLLKTGNEASVDRLMKQISGFMADITDEFKITIVEAIRTLCLKFPSKQAGMLAFLSGILRDEGGYEFKRSVVESMFDLIKFVPESREDALAHLCEFIEDCEFTKLSVRVLHLLGVEGPKTSHPTKYIRYIYNRVVLENAIVRAAAVTALAKFGVGQKDPEVKSSVSVLLTRCLDDTDDEVRDRAALNLRLMAEEDETASLFLKNDSMYSLSTFEHQLVMYVTSTEKETFAAAFDVSTVPVVTQEQALAEERTKKLTTATPTLKAPSTGPPKSKANGVAEAATVAATQKYAEELMRIPELKEYGTLLKSSVPVELTESETEYVVTAVKHVFKEHIVVQYDIKNTLPDTVLEDVTVVATPSEEDVLEEEFIVPAPKLATNEPGIVYVTFKKLAGENSVPVTSFTNILKFTSKEIDPTTGEPEDSGYEDEYQVEDLELTGSDYVIPTFAGSFDHVWEQTGANGEEESETLQLSNMKGISDATEQLISALSLQPLEGTDVALSNSTHTLKLFGKTVSGGRVAALIKMAFSSKTGVTTKITVRAEEEGVAPAVIASLS; this comes from the exons ATGAGCTacatgaagaaagatgaggaCGCCGACCAGACTATGATCAAGCTGGATCGGACCTCCGTCTTCCAAGATG CCCGATTGTTCAACACCTCACCGATCTCTCCGCGACAATGTCGTACCCTTCTGACCAAGATTGCGGTCCTCCTTTTCACCGGGGAGCAATTCCCCACGAACGAGGCGACGACGCTGTTTTTCGGTATTTCGAAGTTGTTCCAGAACAAAGACCCATCGCTGCGGCAAATGGTATATCTTGTCCTGAAAGAGCTTGCCAACACTGCGGAGGATGTTATCATGTCGACGAGCATTATCATGAAAGACACCGCTGTCGGTAGCGATGTGCTCTACCGGGCGAACGCTATCCGTGCTCTGTGCCGCATCATTGAT GCCACGACTGTGCAAGGCATTGAACGCTTGATCAAGACCGCAATTGTTGACAAGACCCCCTCGGTCTCCTCCGCCGCCCTGGTCTCTTCGTACCACCTCCTCCCGATCGCCCGTGATGTTGTCCGCAGATGGCAGAGTGAAACACAGGAAGCAGCATCGTCCGGAAAGCAATCGACTGGATTCCTTGGGTTTGGCGGCAGCTCTACCCATGCCATCTCGCAGTCGAACTTCATGACACAATACCACGCAATTGGCCTTCTCTATCAGATGCGCTCGCACGATCGTATGGCTCTTGTGAAGATGGTTCAGCAGTATGGTGCTGCTGGTGTGATCAAGAGCCCGGCTGCCCTGGTCCTGCTGGTGCGGTTAGCAGCGAAGttggcagaagaagaccagaGCTTGAGAAAGCCTATGATGCAGATGCTTGATGGTTGGCTTCGACACAAGCACGAAATGGTCAACTTCGAGGCGGCAAAGGCTATTTGCGATATGAGGGATGTTACCGATGCCGAGGCCTCTCAAGCTGTCCATGTCCTGCAATTGTTCTTGTCATCGCCACGGGCGATCACCAAGTTCGCAGCTATCCGCATCCTCCATAACTTCGCAACATTCAAGCCCCATGTGGTGAACGTCTGCAACCCTGACATCGAGTCGTTGATCTCGAACTCCAACCGCTCCATTGCTACCTTCGCTATTACCACGCTGCTCAAGACTGGCAACGAGGCCAGTGTCGACCGTCTGATGAAGCAGATCTCTGGCTTCATGGCTGATATTACCGACGAGTTCAAGATTACTATTGTTGAGGCTATTCGCACGTTGTGTCTGAAGTTCCCCAGCAAGCAGGCCGGCATGCTTGCATTCCTTAGCGGCATTCTGCGGGATGAGGGTGGATATGAGTTTAAGCGGAGCGTTGTCGAGAGCATGTTTGATTTGATCAAATTCGTTCCCGAGAGTAGGGAAGATG CTCTCGCCCACCTCTGTGAGTTCATTGAAGACTGTGAATTCACCAAATTGTCCGTTCGGGTTCTGCACCTTCTTGGTGTAGAAGGCCCAAAGACTTCCCATCCTACCAAGTACATTCGCTATATTTACAATCGAGTCGTCTTGGAGAATGCAATCGTACGAGCTGCTGCTGTGACGGCCTTGGCCAAGTTTGGCGTTGGACAGAAAGACCCAGAAGTGAAGTCAAGCGTTTCTGTACTTCTCACGCGCTGTCTTGATGACACTGATGATGAAGTGCGTGATCGTGCTGCTCTCAACCTCCGTCTCATGGCCGAGGAGGACGAGACAGCGTCGCTTTTCCTCAAGAACG ACTCGATGTACTCTCTTTCCACATTCGAGCACCAGCTCGTGATGTATGTGACATcgacagagaaagaaacgttTGCCGCGGCCTTCGACGTCTCTACAGTCCCGGTTGTTACTCAAGAGCAAGCCCTGGCCGAAGAACGGACCAAGAAACTCACGACTGCAACCCCCACACTCAAGGCTCCATCCACCGGTCCCCCGAAGAGCAAGGCCAATGGTGTTGCCGAAGCTGCCACCGTTGCTGCCACCCAGAAGTACGCCGAGGAGCTTATGCGGATTCCAGAGCTCAAGGAGTACGGCACTTTGCTCAAATCTTCTGTTCCCGTCGAGCTTACCGAAAGCGAAACTGAGTACGTCGTCACGGCGGTCAAGCATGTCTTCAAGGAACACATTGTGGTGCAGTACGATATCAAGAACACTCTGCCAGATACTGTTCTAGAAGATGTCACTGTTGTTGCGACGCcctccgaagaagatgttttGGAAGAAGAGTTCATTGTGCCCGCCCCCAAGCTTGCTACGAATGAGCCCGGAATTGTATATGTTACGTTCAAGAAACTTGCTGGCGAGAACAGCGTACCAGTCACATCATTTACGAATATTCTGAAGTTCACCAGCAAGGAGATCGATCCTACGACTGGTGAGCCTGAGGACAGCGGATATGAGGACGAGTACCAGGTCGAGGATCTGGAGCTCACAGGCAGCGATTACGTTATTCCCACTTTTGCTGGCAGCTTCGACCATGTCTGGGAGCAAACTGGTGCAaacggagaggaagagagcgaaacTCTGCAACTTAGCAACATGAAGGGCATATCAG ATGCCACCGAACAATTAATCTCCGCGCTATCTTTGCAACCTCTTGAGGGAACTGATGTGGCCCTCAGCAACAGCACACACACGCTCAAGCTCTTTGGAAAGACGGTATCAGGTGGCCGGGTTGCAGCCCTGATCAAGATGGCATTCTCCAGCAAGACCGGTGTCACGACGAAGATTACCGTGCgggcggaggaagaaggcgTCGCACCGGCTGTGATTGCATCCCTTTCCTAA
- a CDS encoding uncharacterized protein (conserved phosducin-like protein) yields the protein MQVEVNPNEDTEWNDILRKHGVIPEKPQDPEPLIQEALVEAERKAYENRLEDKDLDELDELEDEEDEEFLEQYRKQRLAELSTLQKTSLYNQVYPLQKVDYGREVTEASNNAFVLVHLSSSSSGNVESQRLTELWRQLATKFGDIKFCEIRGNMCIEGYPERNTPTILVYKDGEIRRQLVTLRELKGPRTMIEVSVLISTSIDLERMLLDLGALKESDVRLKKRSDDSDDVRPSKIKQSRVDDDDDDWD from the exons ATGCAAGTTGAAGTCAACCCCAACGAAGATACAGAATG GAACGATATTCTCCGCAAACACGGAGTTATCCCGGAGAAGCCTCAGGACCCTGAACCTCTCATTCAAGAGGCCCTTGTTGAGGCGGAGCGCAAAGCCTACGAGAACCGACTAGAAGATAAAGATTTGGACGAACTAGATGAGctcgaggacgaagaggatgaagagttCCTTGAACAATATCG AAAGCAACGTCTTGCAGAGCTCTCTACGCTCCAGAAAACCAGTCTATACAACCAAGTTTACCCTCTTCAGAAGGTCGACTATGGAAGAGAGGTGACTGAGGCATCCAATAACGCCTTTGTACTTGTGCATCTGTCCTCGTCTTCGAGTGGCAATGTTGAGTCGCAGCGCTTGACGGAGCTATGGCGGCAGTTGGCTACTAAGTTTGGCGACATCAAGTTCTGCGAGATTCGCGGCAATATGTGCATTGAAGGGTATCCGGAGAGAAACACACCAACAATCCTAGTGTATAAGGATGGCGAGATAAGAAGACAGCTCGTAACACTCAGGGAACTGAAGGGCCCTAGGACGATGATTGAAG TCTCGGTATTAATTTCTACCTCGATAGATCTCGAAAGGATGCTCCTAGACTTAGGCGCCCTCAAGGAGAGTGATGTGCGTTTGAAGAAGCGGTCTGACGACTCAGATGACGTTCGTCCATCGAAGATAAAACAGTCCCGGGtagacgatgacgatgacgactgGGACTGA
- a CDS encoding uncharacterized protein (predicted protein) — protein MQVSSEGPLENSTIEAAKEVRVRRILDAEMQLAEDPDAILEMAEEQLNEADNTPLHGLVQSPSRMPGGSSMRNIVSEPVFKTRMQLLNGGRYYNGCRRQNLRVDIYLPMNIIATINVNKYPQHRLLVRAELKQPGERHPNCWARNVLDSDAGARLAITITREEGDHFITVYATNNGYWAPYKANTFVDWLNGMGYVQISQTPRRYLHFQPHLLEGLPEELMYFVNGGYIDDKGVKFKNESERESRTYLTLWIDSQPDR, from the exons ATGCAAGTCTCGTCAGAAGGTCCGCTAGAGAACTCTACCATTGAGGCCGCCAAGGAAGTCAGAGTTAGGCGGATACTGGATGCAGAGATGCAGCTTGCCGAAGACCCGGATGCCATCCTTGAGATGGCCGAAGAACAACTCAACGAGGCAGATAATACTCCGTTGCATGGTCTAGTTCAAAGCCCATCACGTATGCCTGGTGGCTCTAGTATGCGAAATATCGTATCTGAACCCGTATTCAAAACACGAATGCAATTGCTGAATGGCGGTCGCTATTATAATGGATGCAGAAGGCAAAACCTGAGAGTCGATATATACCTGCCGATGAACATCATTGCTACTATCAACGTTAACAAATATCCACAACACCGTCTCCTGGTTCGAGCAGAACTCAAACAACCCGGCGAAAGACATCCCAATTGTTGGGCTCGAAATGTTTTGGATAGCGATGCAGGCGCTCGTCTTGCGATTACCATtaccagagaagaaggcgacCATTTCATTACTGTTTATGCAACCAACAATGGATACTGGGCGCCATACAAAGCCAACACATTTGTGGATTGGCTGAACGGCATGGGTTACGTACAGATCAGCCAGACACCGAGAAGATACCTGCATTTCCAACCGCACTTATTAGAAGGTTTACCTGAGGAGCTGATGTACTTTGTGAATGGGGGCTACATTGACGATAAAGGGGTTAAATTCAAGAATGAGTCCGAGAGGGAGAGCAGAAC TTACTTAACCCTATGGATTGACTCTCAGCCAGACCGCTAG
- the rsmA gene encoding putative bZIP transcription factor (Fcr3) (predicted protein), giving the protein MFFSRRGSQRAFRERKERHVRELEEKVNNLEQASSNLVADNERLKRELARFTTENEILRATSGSGDRTHNHSDEPTTTGPLKYTPTDFYSELVPKGEPSRLHRVSTCAKTGEKLLGAGATWDLIQGHELFKRGLVDIKDVSERLKNITQCDGQGPAFPEAEVLKAIEESAAANDDDLL; this is encoded by the coding sequence ATGTTCTTCTCTCGGCGCGGTAGTCAACGAGCGTTTCGTGAACGAAAGGAGCGACATGTGCGAGAGTTAGAGGAAAAGGTTAACAACCTGGAGCAAGCATCATCCAACTTGGTGGCAGATAACGAACGCTTGAAGCGGGAGTTAGCCCGGTTTACAACAGAGAATGAGATCCTGCGGGCAACATCGGGCTCCGGTGACCGAACACACAACCATTCAGACGAGCCAACCACGACAGGGCCGTTGAAATATACACCCACGGATTTTTACTCCGAGCTGGTACCAAAGGGCGAACCATCCCGTCTTCATCGAGTGTCCACCTGCGCGAAGACAGGGGAGAAATTGCTCGGTGCCGGCGCTACGTGGGACCTAATCCAAGGGCATGAGCTATTTAAGCGCGGTTTAGTAGACATCAAAGATGTCTCGGAACGACTGAAGAACATAACTCAGTGTGACGGACAAGGCCCTGCTTTCCCCGAGGCTGAGGTGCTCAAGGCAATCGAAGAAAGCGCGGCtgctaatgatgatgaccttCTCTGA